A genomic segment from Nicotiana tabacum cultivar K326 chromosome 7, ASM71507v2, whole genome shotgun sequence encodes:
- the LOC107806909 gene encoding late embryogenesis abundant protein At1g64065, whose amino-acid sequence MVEREQVRPLAPASERPSSDDDETTLSKRRFHKRRCIKYCAFVSILLLILAIIIIILIFTVFKIKDPIIRMNGVTVDKLDLVNTGTIPMPKPGSNMTIKADVSVKNPNYASFRYSNTTTTISYRDTVVGEARGPPGKSKARRTMRMNITIDIITDKIVSHPSLLSDISTGLLTINSFTSVGGKVNLLRMIKKHVVVKMNCSITVNITSQRIQDQKCKKKVKL is encoded by the coding sequence ATGGTGGAGAGAGAGCAAGTCAGACCATTAGCTCCAGCATCCGAGCGGCCGAGCAGCGACGACGACGAGACAACGTTAAGCAAGAGACGATTTCATAAAAGAAGATGCATCAAATATTGTGCTTTCGTATCTATCCTTCTTCTCATTCTAGCCATAATAATCATCATTTTGATCTTCACAGTGTTCAAAATAAAAGACCCTATTATTAGAATGAATGGTGTGACAGTGGATAAACTAGACCTTGTTAACACTGGCACCATTCCCATGCCCAAACCAGGTTCCAACATGACTATAAAAGCTGATGTATCAGTAAAGAATCCTAATTATGCATCATTTAGGTATAGTAACACAACCACCACCATTTCCTACCGCGACACGGTGGTCGGGGAGGCGCGGGGCCCACCGGGGAAGTCGAAGGCACGTCGGACTATGAGGATGAACATAACGATTGATATTATTACGGACAAGATTGTGTCACACCCTAGCTTACTATCTGATATAAGCACTGGTTTGCTTACCATAAATAGCTTCACAAGTGTTGGTGGGAAGGTCAATTTGTTGAGGATGATTAAGAAACATGTGGTCGTCAAGATGAATTGCAGTATCACTGTGAATATTACTAGCCAGAGAATTCAAGATCAGAAGTGCAAGAAAAAGGTCAAGCTTTAA